The window GGTCGGATCGATCGCCAGCGCCTCGTTGAAGCGAGCGCGGGCGAGATCGACCTCCTTGGCGTTTCCGGCCAGGGCGCCGGCGTTGTAGAGGAGCTTCGCGACCTCGGGCGAGCGGTCCTTGGCGGCGAGCGCCGTCAGGGCGGCGTCGGCGCCCGGCTTGTCGCCGAGTCCGGTCAGGGCCTCGTAGCGGCTGCGCACCGCGTGCAGATCGTTGGGATCGAGCGCCAGCGCCTGGTCGGCATGGGCGAGCGCCTTCGCCCACTGGCTCTGCTCGAGCTCGATGAGCGCGAGGACGCTGTAGGCCTTGGACATCTTCGGGTCGGCGGCGATCGCGAGCTCGAGCTGGGCCGCGGCGCGGGCGAGGTCCTTCGCCTGCAGCGCCTTGGCGCCCTCGTTGTAGTACTCGACGGCGGTGATGGCCGGGAGGGTGACCTTGATCGTCGCCACTTCACCCTTCTTGAACTTGGTCGTGGCGAAGTCGACGTCCTGTGCGAACTCCTTGTAGCCCGACTTCACGACCTTGAAGCTATAGAGGCCCTTGAACTCGACCAGTTGGCCGGAGCACTTGCCCGCGGCGTCGGTCTTCGCCGTGAACGAGAACGGCGTGACCGTGGAAGAACTGGTGATCGCGACGTCGGCGCCTTCGACCGGCGCTCCTTCGAGGGTGGTGACGACGACTTCGAACGGTGCCTTCGGCTTGTCGGCGGCGAAGGCGACGGCGGATGTGCCGAGGAGAAGGACGGCGGTGGCTGCGATGGCTGCGCTGGCTGCGGTAACTGCGGCGGGGGATCGTTTCACGGGCGTCTCCTTGCGGACGGGAGGGTTCGAAAAGCGGGCGCCGGTAGTATATGAAAAGAGTTCCTCAAACGCCGCCCTCAGACTCCGGAGGACACGATGGCTCGCAGCCGCACCAGGAAGCACGGCTCCGCACTCGCACTCACCCTGCTCGGCTCCTTCGCGCTCGCCTCCGGGTCGCAGGCCAAGGAGCTTCACTGGCGCGCGCTCGAGGTCGAGGCGCGGCTCGAGTCCGACGGCACGCTCGCGATCTCCGAGACCCAGCGCATGGTCTTCACCGGCGACTGGAACGGCGGCGAGCGCGTCTTCCGGCTCGGCCGGGGGCAGCGCCTGACGCTCGACCGGCTCGTGCGCCTCCACACGAGCGGCGGGGGCGCCACCGAGCTCGAGGAGGGCAGTCTCGACGAGGTCGACCGCTACGCCTGGGCCTCGTCCGACACGCTGCGCTGGCGCAGCCGCCGCCCCTCCGATCCGGAGTTCGCCGCCACTGCGCTCGACTACCGGCTCGACTACCGCATCACCGGCGCGCTCAGGAAGACCGGGGAGCGCGCCTATCAGCTCGACCATCAGTTCGCCTTCACCGACCGCGACGGCGCCATCGAGCGCCTCGTCGTGCGCCTCGCGCTGGCGCCGGAGTGGCGCGCGGCCGCGGGCCTCCCGGTCTCCTGGGAGTTGGGACCGCTCGCCCCGGGCGAGGGCTTCGTCCTCACCACCGACTTCGCTTTCCAGGGCGAGACTCCGCCGGCGAACGCCGCGCCGCCGCAACTGCCGCGCTGGCTGCGCACCGGTGTCGTGGCAGCATTCGTCGCCGGCGCACTGTTCTTCCTGCTCGCCATGCGCGTCCGCGACCGCGCGCTCGGCCGCTTCGCGCCCGGGCCGCGCGCCCGGATCGACGCCGCCTGGCTCGAGGAGAAAGTCTTCTCCCTCCCGCCGGAGGTCGTCGGGGCGATCTGGGATCGCCACGTCGGCAGCGCCGAGGTGGCGGCGACGCTCGCCCGCTTGACGCAGGAGGGCAAGCTCAAGTCCGAAGTCACCACCTCCGGACGGATCTGGAAGAGCGAGAACCTCCACCTCGAGCTGCTCACCGACCGTGCCAGCCTGTCCGACTACGAGGGCAAGCTGATCGACGGCCTGTTCGGAGTCGACCGGTTCACCGACACCGAGGCGATCCGCAAGCGCTACAAGAGCACCGGTTTCGACCCCGCGGCGAAGATCCGGTCCGGCCTCGAATCGAGCCTCAAGCGCGTTCGCGGTTTCGCCGACGGCAGCCCGAAGCCGTCCTGGCGTCCGACGGCGCTGCTCTTCCTGGCCGGCCTCTTCGTGCTGACGTTCGCGGCGATCACCTCCGCGAGCGGTCTGTTCGGTCCAAAGACGCCGGGTGCGATCGGCCTCAGCGTCGTCCTCGTGCTCGCGCTCTGCGCCGGCTCGGTACCAGGGTGGATCGGGGCGCTCTCGGGGCAGGGTCGGGTCGGCGGGATCGCTGTCGCGACCTTCCTGCTGCTGCTCTCCGAGCTCGCGATGGCGGGCGCGCTCTGGGCTCTCTCGGGGTGGCCCGGGGCGACTGCCGGCCATCTCGCCGGCGCGCTGCTCGTCGCGCTGGCGCTGGCGCGTTCGCAGGCCAACGTCCTCGCGACGCGCGAGAGCGCCGAGAGCCTCGCGCGGAGGAGGGAGCTCGTCGCGGCGCGCGACTACTTCGAAGCGGAGCTCGCGAAGCGGGAGCCGCAGCTCGACGATCGCTGGTTCCCCTATCTGCTCGCCTTCGGACTCGCCCCGAAGATGGAACGCTGGTTCCGCCGCTTCGGAGGACTCGCCCAGACCAGCGGCTCGACCTACACGTCGATGGCGGGCGGCGGCAGCTGGGGCAGTGGCGGCGGTTCGGGTGGATGGAGCGGCGGTGGCGGCGCGTTCGGCGGCGGCGGCGCCTCGGCGACCTGGGCGATGGCGGCGACGGCGATGTCTTCGGGTGTGTCGGCGCCGAGCTCGAGCGGCAGCGGCGGAAGCTCGGGTGGTGGCGGCAGCTCGGGCGGTGGTGGCGGCGGGG of the Thermoanaerobaculia bacterium genome contains:
- a CDS encoding DUF2207 domain-containing protein, whose translation is MARSRTRKHGSALALTLLGSFALASGSQAKELHWRALEVEARLESDGTLAISETQRMVFTGDWNGGERVFRLGRGQRLTLDRLVRLHTSGGGATELEEGSLDEVDRYAWASSDTLRWRSRRPSDPEFAATALDYRLDYRITGALRKTGERAYQLDHQFAFTDRDGAIERLVVRLALAPEWRAAAGLPVSWELGPLAPGEGFVLTTDFAFQGETPPANAAPPQLPRWLRTGVVAAFVAGALFFLLAMRVRDRALGRFAPGPRARIDAAWLEEKVFSLPPEVVGAIWDRHVGSAEVAATLARLTQEGKLKSEVTTSGRIWKSENLHLELLTDRASLSDYEGKLIDGLFGVDRFTDTEAIRKRYKSTGFDPAAKIRSGLESSLKRVRGFADGSPKPSWRPTALLFLAGLFVLTFAAITSASGLFGPKTPGAIGLSVVLVLALCAGSVPGWIGALSGQGRVGGIAVATFLLLLSELAMAGALWALSGWPGATAGHLAGALLVALALARSQANVLATRESAESLARRRELVAARDYFEAELAKREPQLDDRWFPYLLAFGLAPKMERWFRRFGGLAQTSGSTYTSMAGGGSWGSGGGSGGWSGGGGAFGGGGASATWAMAATAMSSGVSAPSSSGSGGSSGGGGSSGGGGGGGW